The DNA segment GTCCGCGATCTGGCGGTCTGCGCCGTGGATCAGCAACTCGCGCACGATCTCGGTGTGGACCTTGCCGCCGTCGCCCAGGATCACCGCTTCCAGCAGCGCCGTCCAGCCCAGATTGTTGATGTGGTTCACGTCGATCTGCGTGGTTTGCAGAAGCTCGCGCACGTAGGGTAGGTGGCCCCGGTCTGCGGCGGGAATCAGGGCGGTGCCGCCGTAGCGGTTGGTGCGGGTCAGGTCAGGGTTGGCCTTCAGGACCTCGCGCAGCATGGCGACGCTGCCGGTCTCGCCCGTGACCAGCAGGGCGTTGTTCCGTTGGTCATCCTGCGGATCGGGGTCCGCGCCCGCCGCGATCAGGGCGCGGGCCACCGCCACATGGTCTCCCTTCGCGGCCCAGGTCAGTGCGGTGCGTCCGGTGCCGTCTTTAGCATCGGCAGACGCGCCCGCTTTGAGCAGCGCTTGAACCCGCTCCAGATCGCCGTTTTCTGCGGCATTGAGCAGTTGTGCATTCAGTTCGTTTTGCCTGTCAGTCGTCACAATGGCCCCCTTCGCGCTGCCTGCCGAACCCGCCGTCACCGGGAACATGGGGAGACTGCCCAGTAGCGCCAGTCCGAGAATCCATGTTCTGGACCGCTCTCTCACGCCCTTCGTCTGTCCTGGCCTAGCCTGCACGTCAGCCGCCGCGTGGACGGCTCAATGCGGCCAGATCGTCCAGCACTATGGCCGCCGCCTTCTCGCCGCTTTCCATCGCGCCCTGAATGCCGCTCATGGAGGTAACCTCGGAGGCCAGCAGCACGCCCTCCATGTTCGTGGCATGGCTGGGCAGGGTGGCCGCGTAACCCGGCGGCTGCGGGTACTGTGCGTGCTGGATGCGCTCTACCGCCAGCGTCCGCAACCCGGAGACCGCCGCCTCGCCGTACCAGTGTTCCAGCTCACCGCGCACGCTGGCGTCCAGTTCGGCATCATCTTCCGCGTGATTCCCCAGCGCCGTGACCGCCAGCAGATGCTGCCCCGGCGGCACCCGCCCCGGCAGCACGTTGCTGAGCCACTGGGCGTTGTTGATCAGGCCCATTT comes from the Deinococcus sp. AJ005 genome and includes:
- a CDS encoding ankyrin repeat domain-containing protein; translation: MFPVTAGSAGSAKGAIVTTDRQNELNAQLLNAAENGDLERVQALLKAGASADAKDGTGRTALTWAAKGDHVAVARALIAAGADPDPQDDQRNNALLVTGETGSVAMLREVLKANPDLTRTNRYGGTALIPAADRGHLPYVRELLQTTQIDVNHINNLGWTALLEAVILGDGGKVHTEIVRELLIHGADRQIADREGVTPLQHARQLGYAEMVKLLAGG